A DNA window from Proteiniborus ethanoligenes contains the following coding sequences:
- a CDS encoding efflux RND transporter periplasmic adaptor subunit: MEDTKKTDMRKKKILKAGQIFLITIIILTFTSKSIRNLTLPKVSTMDAKSGSLIVEIATDGIVNAVKRIEHYIDFSATVKEVKASLGDMVVSGDTILVLDKEPLELDLVKKEIALKRLKLQYDKAMAGNVEDVLYTYEQKIKEAETELSKIEEEVKIKDQLYNEGAIAKKELDNAIRQLDLAKLKYENANNDLEKQLEKSDKEKENREREIELMKLDISSAEIEIEELKKMIKNCTVIATSYGTIKEINFKEGMVANNSKPLYILDSPDKGFEAIVTVNNEESQYLETGDSVQVFLKSGNSGALNGEIKSIKDAENTGKKLVTVGLEDDNLKGGEIVEFYMKKPIGSYKYLVPRQALRTDEKGKFVFTLEERQGPLGKEYYVVRNGVTEGDSDNNNVGIFSGLMGGERIIVRSSKPISEGSLVTIE, from the coding sequence GTGGAAGATACTAAAAAAACCGATATGAGAAAGAAAAAAATACTTAAAGCAGGTCAAATTTTTCTTATAACAATTATAATACTCACATTTACTTCAAAAAGCATTCGCAATTTAACCCTTCCAAAGGTTAGCACTATGGATGCAAAGTCAGGAAGTTTAATTGTAGAAATAGCCACAGATGGTATAGTAAATGCTGTAAAAAGGATAGAGCATTATATTGATTTTTCGGCAACGGTTAAAGAAGTAAAAGCTTCTTTGGGTGATATGGTGGTCTCGGGAGACACTATACTAGTTTTAGATAAAGAGCCTTTAGAGCTTGACCTAGTAAAAAAAGAAATTGCCCTTAAAAGATTAAAACTTCAATACGACAAGGCTATGGCAGGAAATGTAGAAGACGTACTATACACATATGAACAAAAAATAAAAGAAGCAGAAACTGAACTTTCAAAAATAGAAGAAGAAGTTAAAATAAAAGATCAATTATATAATGAAGGGGCTATCGCTAAAAAAGAACTAGATAACGCCATTAGACAACTTGACCTAGCAAAACTGAAGTATGAAAACGCTAATAATGACTTAGAAAAACAATTAGAGAAGTCAGACAAAGAAAAAGAAAATAGGGAAAGAGAAATAGAGCTTATGAAGCTTGATATATCAAGTGCTGAGATAGAAATCGAAGAGCTTAAAAAGATGATTAAAAACTGTACTGTAATCGCCACAAGTTATGGAACAATTAAAGAAATCAACTTTAAAGAGGGAATGGTCGCAAATAATTCAAAGCCACTATACATTTTAGACAGCCCAGATAAAGGGTTTGAAGCCATCGTTACAGTAAACAATGAGGAGAGTCAATACTTAGAGACTGGAGATAGTGTTCAAGTATTTTTGAAAAGTGGAAACAGCGGTGCATTAAATGGGGAAATAAAATCTATAAAAGATGCTGAAAATACGGGCAAAAAACTAGTGACAGTAGGACTTGAAGACGATAACCTCAAGGGCGGAGAAATAGTTGAGTTTTATATGAAAAAGCCTATAGGCTCATACAAATACCTTGTACCTAGGCAGGCTTTAAGAACAGATGAAAAGGGGAAATTTGTTTTTACTCTTGAAGAAAGGCAAGGACCATTAGGAAAAGAGTATTATGTTGTTAGAAATGGCGTCACAGAGGGTGATTCTGACAATAACAATGTAGGTATTTTTTCGGGACTAATGGGTGGTGAACGTATAATTGTAAGAAGCAGCAAACCTATATCTGAGGGCAGTCTAGTTACAATAGAATAA